A portion of the Desulfurispora thermophila DSM 16022 genome contains these proteins:
- a CDS encoding glycoside hydrolase family 15 protein has translation MLSTSIFPSGIVGNSSLLACINASGSLQRIFWPYIDGGQHMGILKIGILLPGSQTIWLDDPAWTVRQYYLSNSAVFVTELSHPGLAITISHYDFCPPRQDVLCRWLKITNLRPGPLTGKLVVYISLNIDESVQYDGMYIEGNVLVQHRRRVFAGLTIPGRELYGFHCGRRHTPSDPLAPALRGEFWGGRDNIKEGAAALAWETGPIDPGQTVDYPLLMLFAENARQLQDLLARISATPLSELLQETIEYWHTYLAGAPAPPEYTALFSQSLVLMKLLSEKKTGASIAAPEFDPAFQASGGYGYCWPRDGFYVALALDLAGKHQEAADFYRFCRRVLNPDGSFHQRYFVDGSWGSSWGQQRDQVGAVLWGCATHYRLTGDRSFLEEIWPLVQAGAQHIWQSLDEDSLPAPSMDLWEDQFGQSTYTAAACFGGLIAAAYLSGIRGEDQAATNWRTAARNIQQAVLNRLWSASRQSFVRGRKKDSHSYYLDERLDSATLGLCFPFALLPPAHPLMQKTVSALESCLWNHSTGGLHRYEGDGYAGGNPWVLLTLWLSIYHTLAGSLSRARELITWADSNASPTGLLPEQINKEKGGPAWVLPLNWSHAMYTLAVLALHGQYNFSSLEFHL, from the coding sequence GCTGCCCGGCAGTCAGACCATTTGGTTGGACGACCCGGCCTGGACCGTCCGGCAGTACTACCTGTCGAACAGCGCGGTTTTTGTCACTGAACTCTCGCATCCCGGCCTGGCCATCACCATCAGCCACTACGACTTTTGCCCTCCCCGGCAGGATGTTCTCTGCCGCTGGCTGAAAATCACCAATCTGCGTCCGGGCCCCCTCACAGGCAAGCTGGTGGTTTACATATCATTAAATATTGACGAGTCGGTACAATACGACGGGATGTACATCGAGGGCAACGTGCTTGTGCAACACCGGCGCAGGGTTTTTGCCGGACTGACCATCCCCGGACGTGAGCTATACGGCTTTCATTGCGGCCGCCGGCACACACCTTCCGACCCGCTGGCACCGGCCCTGCGGGGTGAATTCTGGGGCGGCCGGGACAACATCAAAGAAGGGGCTGCCGCCCTGGCCTGGGAAACAGGGCCGATTGACCCCGGCCAAACGGTGGATTACCCCCTGCTGATGCTGTTTGCAGAAAATGCCCGGCAATTGCAGGATTTGCTGGCCAGAATATCAGCTACCCCCTTGAGCGAATTGCTGCAAGAAACAATAGAATACTGGCATACATATCTGGCCGGCGCTCCCGCCCCACCGGAATATACCGCCCTTTTTTCCCAATCTCTGGTGCTCATGAAACTTTTAAGTGAGAAAAAAACCGGTGCCTCCATAGCCGCCCCGGAGTTCGACCCGGCTTTTCAGGCCAGCGGCGGCTACGGTTACTGCTGGCCGCGGGATGGCTTTTATGTGGCCCTGGCCCTGGATCTGGCGGGCAAACATCAGGAAGCGGCCGATTTTTACCGTTTCTGCCGCCGGGTGCTCAACCCGGACGGCAGTTTCCACCAGCGCTACTTTGTGGACGGCAGCTGGGGCTCCAGCTGGGGGCAGCAGCGGGACCAGGTGGGCGCCGTGCTCTGGGGCTGCGCCACCCATTATCGTTTAACCGGCGACCGGTCTTTTTTAGAAGAAATCTGGCCCCTGGTGCAGGCCGGAGCACAGCACATCTGGCAGAGTCTGGATGAAGATTCTTTGCCCGCGCCCAGCATGGACCTGTGGGAAGACCAATTCGGCCAGAGCACTTACACTGCGGCCGCCTGTTTTGGCGGGCTGATCGCCGCAGCCTACCTGTCCGGCATACGGGGAGAGGACCAGGCCGCGACAAATTGGCGCACCGCCGCCCGAAACATCCAGCAGGCCGTGCTCAACCGGCTCTGGAGTGCCAGCCGGCAGAGCTTTGTGCGGGGACGCAAGAAGGATTCCCACAGCTACTACCTGGATGAACGGCTGGACAGCGCTACCCTGGGCCTGTGCTTCCCCTTTGCCCTGTTGCCCCCCGCACATCCCCTGATGCAAAAGACGGTGTCCGCGCTGGAGTCCTGTCTGTGGAACCACAGCACGGGCGGCCTGCACCGCTATGAAGGGGATGGCTACGCCGGCGGCAACCCCTGGGTGTTGCTCACCCTGTGGCTGTCTATTTATCATACCCTGGCGGGCAGCCTGTCCAGAGCGCGGGAACTGATCACCTGGGCGGATAGCAATGCTTCCCCCACCGGGCTGCTGCCGGAGCAAATCAACAAAGAAAAAGGGGGGCCGGCCTGGGTACTGCCCCTCAACTGGTCACACGCCATGTACACGCTGGCCGTCCTGGCCCTGCACGGTCAATATAATTTTTCCAGTTTGGAGTTTCATTTGTAA
- a CDS encoding helix-turn-helix domain-containing protein, whose product MSLGERIKKIRLNNQLTVRQLAEKVGVSASFIYQLEQNKVSPSFSTLKSLAQVLNTNISLLVEEDLPEEWLVVRRQNRKKVVTDNPGLSLELLTFLGAREKRMQPFIFRLEAGAVYDGFKMFSAEREDFFYVLSGSLEICLPEKSYLLDTGDAAYFIFDHPVLLKNPGQSTAEVFWIISPPI is encoded by the coding sequence GTGAGCTTGGGAGAACGCATCAAAAAGATCCGGCTCAACAATCAGCTGACTGTACGGCAACTGGCGGAAAAAGTGGGGGTTTCAGCCAGCTTTATTTACCAGCTGGAACAAAACAAGGTTTCTCCTTCTTTTTCCACCCTGAAATCTCTGGCCCAGGTGCTCAATACCAATATCAGCCTGCTGGTGGAAGAAGATTTACCGGAAGAGTGGCTGGTGGTCAGGCGACAGAATAGAAAGAAAGTAGTAACCGACAACCCCGGGCTCAGCCTGGAACTGCTCACTTTTCTGGGAGCCAGGGAGAAGCGCATGCAGCCGTTTATTTTCCGTCTGGAAGCCGGGGCGGTGTACGATGGATTTAAAATGTTCAGTGCCGAGCGGGAAGATTTTTTTTATGTTCTGTCCGGCAGCCTGGAGATTTGCCTGCCGGAAAAAAGTTACCTTCTGGATACCGGTGATGCTGCCTATTTCATCTTTGACCACCCGGTCTTGCTGAAAAACCCCGGCCAGTCCACAGCGGAAGTCTTTTGGATTATCAGCCCGCCCATATAA
- a CDS encoding cell wall hydrolase produces the protein MYKLVKRWPVWVSVFLLMLLFPSACLAAQFTYKVRAGDSLYKIAQRYGTTVNLLKTVNHLRSNLIYPGQTLVIKTKSSSSAAASKKAVSNNNKTTNSSTNRTISRAALNSGEVSRSDFDLLARLITAEAGGEPYQAQLAVGAVVMNRVKSSLFPDTIRAVIYQVDNGHYQFTPVMNGWINRPATDQARQAASEVLAGKDPTNGALYFYSQGITNKFLLSRPVCFTAGNMVFTR, from the coding sequence TTGTATAAGCTGGTCAAAAGATGGCCCGTTTGGGTGAGTGTGTTTTTGTTGATGTTGCTTTTTCCTTCCGCCTGTCTGGCTGCGCAGTTTACTTACAAAGTGCGGGCCGGCGATTCACTCTACAAAATTGCCCAGAGATATGGCACTACTGTCAATCTGCTCAAGACGGTTAATCATCTGAGATCCAACCTGATTTATCCGGGGCAGACCCTGGTGATCAAAACCAAATCCAGCAGTTCAGCTGCGGCAAGCAAAAAAGCCGTGTCTAATAACAATAAAACTACCAATTCTTCAACTAACCGGACAATCAGCCGGGCGGCTTTAAATAGCGGTGAAGTTTCCCGCAGCGATTTTGACCTGCTGGCCCGCCTGATAACAGCCGAGGCGGGGGGAGAGCCCTATCAGGCTCAGCTGGCCGTGGGGGCCGTGGTGATGAACCGGGTGAAGAGCAGCCTGTTTCCCGATACGATCCGGGCTGTGATTTACCAGGTGGACAACGGCCACTACCAGTTCACGCCGGTGATGAACGGGTGGATAAACCGGCCGGCTACAGACCAGGCCAGGCAAGCGGCCAGTGAGGTGCTGGCGGGTAAAGATCCGACGAACGGCGCGCTTTATTTTTATTCGCAAGGGATTACCAATAAATTTTTGTTGAGCCGGCCCGTTTGTTTTACGGCGGGCAATATGGTTTTTACACGCTAA